The following coding sequences lie in one Aspergillus puulaauensis MK2 DNA, chromosome 3, nearly complete sequence genomic window:
- a CDS encoding ABC transporter ATP-binding protein (COG:Q;~EggNog:ENOG410PJIT;~InterPro:IPR017871,IPR027417,IPR003593,IPR039421, IPR011527,IPR003439,IPR036640;~PFAM:PF00005,PF00664;~SMCOG1288:ABC transporter related protein;~TransMembrane:11 (o12-35i86-103o109-133i192-213o225-246i615-639o659-678i733-756o762-779i841-865o877-898i);~antiSMASH:Cluster_3.9;~go_component: GO:0016021 - integral component of membrane [Evidence IEA];~go_function: GO:0005524 - ATP binding [Evidence IEA];~go_function: GO:0016887 - ATPase activity [Evidence IEA];~go_function: GO:0042626 - ATPase-coupled transmembrane transporter activity [Evidence IEA];~go_process: GO:0055085 - transmembrane transport [Evidence IEA]) — MAKATPAPGGSLYIVYLFIGKFALTYVSMVSFRLISLRASAALRLEYLESLLSLPISRLDEISSGTVTHAITSLSNQIQQSVSDKLAMLFQSLALLVAAYAIAFRYSWALTLVVSAAILFVILGFSVTVPFFVKAQYRVDDADQKHASIAADVLASIRTVFSLGAEASLATKYSAWVEEAKRRGSRMSITSGIHLGLLFFAMYVSFGLAFWFGLKLFREGHIENINAVITVFFSVLLVVTVLGNVASPLMIISKAISASGPFFNIIDSRQPPATGITEFNACGGVDITFNGVSFVYPTRPTTQVLRSFHARFEQGKTTALVGPSGSGKSTIVALLERWYDLTASADPSATEMVKGEIQVGGVNIDRLDLEWWRSQIGLVQQEPVLFNTTVLENISMGLTGTRWENSPDHAKMEMVISASKEAFADDFITKLPQGYSTLVGEGGMALSGGQRQRIAIARCIVRQPPILILDEATSSMDVHSERIVQAALARVLKNRTTILIAHRLSTVRKADRIVVIKDGTNLEEGSHDELVAAGGMYCSLVHAQELGNISVSESERLEQKDTLPDEAMDNVAITRPGIGENHQQIPREVQCKPGKKRRPSTKILLRILRQQRQHWLLYSLTLLGALGASSGFALQSWLFAQIVQAFQYTGERLVDAGNFWALMFFILALAMASFYLLVGYFSNRISQNVGSKYRMEYFHNMLAQPVCWFDREENSSGTLTSRLSTDPRQLQELFGVSGIFPLISIVSMIGCIAIAFSFGAKLAAVAFCAGTPFMFLGAYSRIRYEMKFEAINAEVYAESSQFASEAIRAFRTITSLNMEKVILRRYSSLVAQQRYRAMRKAWYATLLFSFADSFELCSMALTFWYGGRLLASGEYDVVSFLVVYVAIIQGGQSAGQFLSFGPNIAQAAASGERILSLRPETGGATSPHDMRLMPSEERNASVQLQNISFHYSTRDTPIFHGLSLNIESGQFVAFVGASGCGKSTIISLLERFYQVSSGEILFGGKDINSIDLSAYRSSLALVSQEPQLFDGTIRDNLLLGQTQTDAITEPQMIQACRDAEIHDFIASLPDGYNTPLGVTQTALSGGQKQRICIARALVRKPSLLLLDEATSSLDSQSERLLQDAIERLAKKRNMTIIAVAHRLATIQKANSIFVLGQEVYDKCTRLIESGTHSELIQKRGAYWEMCRAQALDKSME; from the exons ATGGCTAAAGCCACCCCCGCTCCGGGAGGCAGTTTGTATATTGTTTATCTCTTTATCGGCAAGTTCGCTTTGACATACGTCTCTATG GTCTCGTTCAGACTTATCAGCCTCAGAGCATCTGCTGCGTTGCGACTAGAATATCTGGAGTCTTTACTCTCACTCCCCATCAGCAGACTGGACGAAATTTCGAGTGGCACTGTGACTCACGCCATAACCTCACTGTCCAACCAAATCCAGCAAAGTGTTTCCGATAAGCTCGCAATGCTGTTCCAATCTTTAGCGCTCCTGGTCGCAGCATATGCCATTGCCTTCCGATATTCCTGGGCTCTGACGCTAGTGGTCAGCGCTGCGATTCTCTTCGTTATCTTAGGGTTCAGCGTCACCGTTCCATTTTTCGTCAAGGCGCAGTACCGCGTCGATGATGCAGACCAGAAGCATGCGTCTATCGCAGCCGATGTCCTTGCATCCATTCGTACTGTGTTCTCGCTCGGAGCAGAGGCATCATTAGCCACGAAATACTCTGCCTGGGTCGAGGAAGCAAAGCGGCGGGGATCCCGGATGTCGATTACCAGCGGGATCCacctgggcctgttgttTTTCGCGATGTATGTGAGCTTTGGCCTGGCCTTCTGGTTCGGGCTGAAGCTTTTTCGTGAGGGCCATATTGAGAACATCAATGCCGTAATCAC tgtctttttttctgttCTGCTGGTTGTCACGGTCCTTGGAAATGTTGCCTCGCCGCTCATGATCATCAGCAAGGCGATCAGTGCTTCAGGTccattcttcaacatcattGATTCCCGGCAGCCCCCTGCGACAGGTATTACGGAGTTCAATGCATGCGGGGGAGTGGACATCACATTCAATGGCGTGAGCTTTGTGTATCCCACCCGTCCGACAACGCAGGTTCTCCGCAGTTTCCATGCGCGGTTTGAGCAAGGAAAGACAACGGCACTGGTAGGGCCTTCAGGGTCTGGCAAAAGCACGATCGTTGCCCTACTTGAAAGGTGGTATGACCTGACGGCTTCGGCAGATCCCAGTGCTACAGAGATGGTGAAGGGCGAAATTCAAGTAGGTGGCGTAAATATCGACAGGCTCGATCTCGAATGGTGGAGGTCGCAAATCGGGTTGGTTCAGCAAGAACCTgttctcttcaacaccacggTCCTGGAGAATATAAGCATGGGCCTGACCGGCACCAGGTGGGAGAATTCGCCAGACCATGCCAAAATGGAAATGGTGATCAGTGCTAGTAAAGAGGCCTTTGCGGATGATTTCATCACAAAACTACCCCAG GGGTATTCAACCTtggttggagaaggagggatggCTCTCAGCGGGGGTCAACGACAGCGCATCGCGATTGCGCGCTGTATCGTCCGGCAACCTCCAATCCTGATTCTTGATGAAGCAACCAGTTCGATGGACGTTCATAGCGAACGCATTGTCCAGGCGGCACTTGCACGCGTGCTGAAGAACCGGACTACAATTCTGATCGCTCACCGACTCTCAACTGTCCGCAAAGCGGATCGTATCGTCGTCATCAAGGACGGCACAAATCTCGAAGAAGGCTCCCATGATGAATTGGTGGCAGCTGGAGGCATGTACTGCAGCTTGGTCCATGCCCAGGAATTGGGAAACATATCTGTCTCTGAATCTGAAAGGCTGGAACAAAAGGATACATTGCCGGATGAAGCCATGGACAATGTCGCCATTACCCGACCTGGGATTGGTGAGAATCACCAGCAAATCCCAAGGGAGGTCCAGTGCAAACCCGGGAAAAAACGCAGGCCTTCAACTAAAATCCTGCTACGAATATTACGACAACAGCGGCAACATTGGCTGCTATATAGTTTGACCCTATTGGGTGCCCTCGGAGCATCGT CTGGATTTGCACTGCAGAGTTGGCTCTTTGCCCAAATCGTGCAGGCTTTCCAGTACACCGGTGAAAGACTGGTTGATGCTGGCAATTTTTGGGCCCTTATGTTCTTCATCCTGGCCTTGGCTATGGCGAGTTTCTACCTTCTTGTAGGGTATTTCTCGAATCGGATCTCACAG AATGTGGGGTCCAAGTATCGCATGGAATACTTTCACAATATGTTGGCCCAGCCTGTATGCTGGTTTGATCGGGAAGAAAATAGCAGCGGTACCCTGACGTCTCGCCTATCCACTGACCCCCGTCAGCTGCAGGAGCTCTTTGGAGTAAGCGGGATTTTCCCTCTCATATCCATCGTCAGCATGATTGGCTGCATTGCCATAGCATTCTCGTTTGGTGCAAAGCTGGCCGCGGTGGCCTTTTGCGCCGGAACGCCATTCATGTTTCTCGGCGCGTACAGTCGCATCCGATATGAGATGAAGTTTGAAGCAATCAACGCGGAAGTCTATGCAGAAAGCTCCCAGTTTGCAAGCGAGGCTATCCGTGCTTTCCGGACAATCACATCTTTAAACATGGAGAAAGTCATCTTGAGACGCTATTCAAGCTTAGTGGCCCAACAGAGATACCGTGCAATGCGGAAAGCTTGGTATGCCACGCTGCTCTTTTCCTTTGCTGATAGCTTTGAGCTTTGTTCAATGGCCCTCACTTTCTG GTACGGTGGCCGGCTCCTGGCTTCTGGTGAATACGATGTCGTGTCGTTCCTTGTCGTGTATGTCGCCATAATCCAGGGAGGTCAATCTGCGGGCCAGTTTCTAAGTTTTGGACCGAACATTGCGCAGGCCGCAGCTTCGGGCGAGCGCATCCTTAGTCTTCGTCCTGAAACTGGAGGCGCAACGAGCCCGCACGACATGCGGCTTATGCCATCGGAAGAGCGCAATGCAAGCGTTCAGCTACAGAACATATCCTTCCACTATTCCACCCGAGACACTCCCATATTTCATGGCTTGAGTCTAAATATTGAGAGCGGGCAATTTGTTGCATTCGTAGGGGCGTCTGGCTGTGGTAAATCAACTATAATATCACTGCTCGAGCGTTTCTACCAGGTCTCAAGCGGTGAAATTCTTTTTGGCGGCAAGGACATTAATTCAATCGATCTATCTGCATATCGATCCTCACTCGCCCTCGTATCCCAGGAACCGCAACTATTCGACGGCACTATCCGAGACAACCTTCTCTTGGGTCAGACCCAGACAGACGCCATAACTGAGCCGCAAATGATTCAGGCGTGTCGGGACGCCGAGATCCACGATTTCATTGCCTCCCTTCCAGATGGCTATAACACCCCGCTTGGAGTTACCCAGACTGCCCTAAGTGGAGGTCAGAAACAGCGGATCTGCATCGCGCGTGCCCTAGTTCGAAAGCCTTCCCTTCTACTCCTCGATGAGGCCACCTCGAGCCTTGACTCACAGTCGGAAAGGCTTTTGCAGGATGCAATAGAGAGGCTAGCGAAGAAACGCAATATGACCATCATTGCCGTGGCACACCGGCTGGCGACAATCCAAAAGGCAAATTCAATCTTTGTTCTTGGGCAGGAGGTTTATGATAAATGTACCAGGCTCATTGAGAGTGGAACTCATTCAGAACTCATACAGAAACGTGGAGCATATTGGGAGATG TGTCGCGCGCAAGCCCTGGACAAGTCTATGGAATGA
- a CDS encoding uncharacterized protein (COG:Z;~EggNog:ENOG410PJH8;~InterPro:IPR011990;~PFAM:PF13374,PF13176,PF17874,PF13424,PF07721;~SMCOG1272:TPR repeat-containing protein;~antiSMASH:Cluster_3.9;~go_function: GO:0005515 - protein binding [Evidence IEA]): MLCCASSRKKTPTSSPPDAIHETQTPDPTNMNDEMPINPTPQQYQEWEAQHITGLEQCSDELGPESEESLTIMASLGCIYEDQGKWDDAAKIRQTVVEKRKRVLGDEHPDTLTCMGQLASTYLSLGRWGEAESLQREIVATSEKAFGTDHPNTFTAMGDLATTYLEQGRLDEAEKLQVQVAEICKRALGPDDLNTLTVLSNLASTYRAQGRLEEGVKMEESVTETMQRTLGPEHPATLLNISNLATTRLQQGRYEEAESLEGNVMESRKKELGPGHPSTINAVANLASIYSAQERYKDAEELETQVLETRKQTLGVQHPSTLLSMNNLAHTWKALGKNEQALSLMAECVELMTAQLGPDHPDTRASVAAVTLWGEHKP; the protein is encoded by the coding sequence ATGCTGTGCTGCGCAAgctcaagaaagaaaacgcCTACGAGTTCACCACCAGATGCTATACACGAAACCCAAACCCCCGATCCCACCAATATGAATGACGAAATGCCCATAAATCCAACCCCACAGCAATACCAAGAATGGGAAGCGCAGCACATCACAGGTCTGGAACAATGTTCCGACGAACTCGGCCCAGAGAGCGAGGAGAGCCTCACCATAATGGCCAGTCTCGGGTGCATATACGAAGACCAGGGCAAATGGGACGACGCAGCGAAAATCCGGCAGACGGTGgtggagaaaaggaaaagggtGCTCGGCGACGAACACCCTGATACACTGACATGCATGGGCCAGCTTGCGTCGACGTATCTGAGTCTAGGACGATGGGGAGAGGCGGAGAGTCTGCAGAGGGAGATTGTCGCGACGAGTGAGAAGGCGTTTGGGACGGATCATCCGAATACATTCACTGCAATGGGGGATCTGGCGACGACATATTTAGAGCAAGGGCGGctggacgaggctgagaagtTGCAGGTTCAAGTTGCAGAGATATGCAAGAGGGCTCTTGGGCCTGATGACTTGAATACGCTCACGGTTCTGAGCAATCTAGCCTCGACGTACCGAGCGCAGGGGCGGTTAGAGGAGGGCgtgaagatggaggaatcGGTAACGGAAACGATGCAGCGCACGCTTGGGCCAGAGCACCCTGCGACCTTGCTTAATATATCGAACCTGGCGACTACTCGGCTGCAGCAGGGAAGATATGAAGAGGCCGAGTCGCTGGAGGGGAATGTCATGGAAAGTCGTAAAAAGGAATTGGGGCCCGGTCATCCTTCTACAATAAATGCTGTTGCGAATCTCGCGTCCATATACTCGGCGCAGGAACGCTACAAGGACGCAGAGGAATTAGAGACTCAGGTACTGGAAACCCGGAAGCAAACGCTGGGCGTACAGCATCCTTCCACTCTACTGAGTATGAACAACCTTGCTCATACATGGAAAGCACTGGGCAAGAATGAACAGGCATTGTCGTTGATGGCTGAGTGCGTCGAACTAATGACAGCCCAATTAGGGCCAGACCACCCAGATACACGCGCTTCCGTCGCTGCTGTTACATTGTGGGGTGAACACAAACCATGA
- a CDS encoding uncharacterized protein (COG:E;~EggNog:ENOG410PHHD;~InterPro:IPR013057;~PFAM:PF01490;~TransMembrane:11 (i51-71o77-97i124-147o153-174i186-205o225-245i257-278o298-318i338-362o368-392i404-426o);~antiSMASH:Cluster_3.9) encodes MNGIHEKNMTENQDCHQESQKGQVDPYPQDAFGNEEHADVRYKVLTWWQCAILMVAETISLGVLALPAAVAQLGLGPALAILLGLGALATYTGYVIGQLKWKYPHVSSAADAGELLMGRFGRELLFWSNMMYLVFIMASHLLTFTVAMNTITKHATCSIVFGVVGLVVSFLLAIPRTLERMSWLSFVSFTSIIGAVFITMIAVGIRNPPASIQAATDPTLVSGFTAASNIVFSFSSHNTFFTIISELREPRDFPKSLFLLQSVDMTIYVVAAVVIYCYAGADVPSPALGAAGPLISRISYGIALPTIIIAGVIMGHIACKQIYIRVFAGTNRMHKRDIVAVGSWIGIAFGVWVAAWIIASAIPVFDNLLSLIVSLFASWFSFGLPGIFWLWMNFGDWAGSYRKVFLTGVNLLSLFVGVILCGLGLYTSGKAIHDDPSSESFSCANNAD; translated from the exons ATGAATGGAATTCACGAAAAGAATATGACAGAAAACCAAGACTGCCACCAGGAATCCCAAAAAGGACAAGTCGATCCCTATCCACAAGACGCTTTCGGGAATGAGGAACACGCAGACGTCCGGTACAAGGTCTTAACGTGGTG GCAATGCGCCATCCTCATGGTGGCCGAGACCATCTCCCTAGGagtcctcgccctccccgcCGCAGTAGCACAGCTAGGGCTAGGTCCAGCTCTTGCCATATTACTCGGACTCGGAGCATTAGCGACATATACTGGCTACGTGATCGGGCAGTTAAAGTGGAAGTACCCTCATGTCTCGAGTGCTGCCGATGCAGGTGAGCTTCTTATGGGCCGGTTCGGCCGGGAGCTCCTTTTCTGGAGCAACATGATGTACCTGGTGTTTATCATGGCGAGTCATTTGTTGACGTTCACGGTGGCTATGAATACAATTACAAAGCATGCTACCTGCTCCATTGTATTTGGGGTTGTCGGGCTGGTGGTTTCGTTTCTGCTGGCCATACCCCGGACACTGGAGAGAATGTCCTGGCTGTCGTTTGTTT CATTCACCAGTATCATTGGCGCCGTCTTCATAACAATGATCGCAGTCGGGATCCGAAACCCACCAGCCTCCATCCAGGCCGCAACAGACCCAACCCTCGTCTCCGGCTTCACAGCAGCATCAAATATCGTCTTTTCATTTT CGAGCCACAataccttcttcaccataATCTCCGAACTCCGCGAGCCGCGCGATTTCCCCAagtccctcttcctcctccaaagcGTCGATATGACAATTTACGTCGTCGCCGCAGTTGTCATCTACTGCTACGCCGGTGCAGACGTCCCTTCTCCAGCCCTAGGCGCGGCAGGGCCGCTCATATCCCGCATATCGTATGGAATTGCACTTCCCACT attataatcGCCGGAGTGATTATGGGCCACATCGCCTGCAAACAGATCTACATCCGGGTGTTCGCAGGGACAAACAGGATGCATAAGCGCGATATCGTTGCTGTTGGTTCGTGGATTGGCATTGCCTTTGGTGTCTGGGTCGCGGCTTGGATTATTGCGTCTGCGATTCCGGTGTTTGATAATCTGCTTAGTTTAATC GTATCGCTGTTCGCTAGCTGGTTCTCGTTCGGCCTGCCTGGGATTTTCTGGCTGTGGATGAATTTTGGGGACTGGGCTGGGTCTTATCGGAAGGTGTTCTTGACGGGGGTGAATCTGCTTTCGCTTTTTGTTGGGGTTATTTTG TGCGGACTAGGGCTTTATACATCAGGAAAAGCGATCCACGACGACCCTAGCAGCGAGAGTTTTTCGTGCGCAAATAATGCAGATTAA
- a CDS encoding Zn(II)2Cys6 transcription factor (COG:S;~EggNog:ENOG410PHC5;~InterPro:IPR036864,IPR021858,IPR001138;~PFAM:PF00172,PF11951;~antiSMASH:Cluster_3.9;~go_function: GO:0000981 - DNA-binding transcription factor activity, RNA polymerase II-specific [Evidence IEA];~go_function: GO:0008270 - zinc ion binding [Evidence IEA];~go_process: GO:0006355 - regulation of transcription, DNA-templated [Evidence IEA]), which translates to MPATRSHFLGSCHTCRRRHVRCDRERPSCSKCRSLGVPCEGFSDDVRWVSCNDQNNTNTSAETDRKGMRRYLYSEKSRLSMSAGLGHDLISGSVDATLAEIDQKSQTINNDTGGMAVGPFSVLSFHRDSDQAGPRVEPEGDSTPVPELVTGVTAPAIGAGPITPLTDPVGYMDDFLHWSDILGLQLDNADFSTWPETTTLDELDSAVQDFHIPSVGESRQADDSIVIPSYEPMLSDPGHLIWTPTSHPTGQDSSPPADILADAPFLLKHLQTKVAPLMVAMPLGKKSPWTMLNIPAAVVTLGDLTFMSADNITHARLANLYSLLACSAIHLTLQPSPDTDRPVEHWQRVTNQAFAQTKEQMQLTLKNELEPPKKAKYKDQLMALCALTEFAVFSKYPPMSPVVNDVQIISGQQDHARCLLLDSERLVRLRGLVKRKISQKARLLHHVYTWHRIVGESTYVLHDYTPSRAFLDALQTNFQTPREESIRHADEPSPRLDNFLRLETSPSDRDLNIDEQKDQETSLQDIHLQDSRDYPETLYKQIYGIPETWLSLLSQTTRLANVMETFRHAQKSADNLSFGAYDALHRRSVRLEYMICSLASRYIDSDITTSNENSNPAQHIFRALNAALLIFFYRRIRDVHPLLLQQHIDTVISGLDAFRLSSRTDDGQDQPLSLGSIWPAFIAGCEAIDSKRRNAVLSWFDRAYASCGLTPIATARGIMVRLWDRQDRCLGNRGERVESWIEIVREEGIWPILC; encoded by the exons ATGCCAGCCACCCGGTCGCACTTCCTAGGCAGCTGCCATACCTGCAGACGGCGCCATGTCCGTTGCGACCGCGAACGGCCTTCATGCTCCAAATGTCGAAGCCTCGGGGTTCCCTGCGAAGGCTTCTCCGACGACGTCCGCTGGGTTTCCTGCAATGACCagaacaacaccaacacctctGCAGAGACTGACCGTAAGGGAATGCGCCGATATTTATACTCAG AAAAATCACGACTGTCGATGAGCGCAGGACTCGGCCACGACCTGATATCAGGATCCGTAGATGCTACCCTAGCTGAAATCGACCAGAAGTCGCAGACCATAAATAACGACACTGGCGGGATGGCCGTGGGCCCCTTCTCTGTGCTCAGCTTCCACCGGGACTCCGACCAAGCTGGCCCTCGAGTCGAGCCTGAGGGGGACTCTACACCAGTGCCTGAATTAGTGACAGGGGTAACAGCACCAGCTATTGGGGCAGGGCCAATTACTCCCTTAACCGACCCAGTGGGCTACATGGACGACTTCCTGCACTGGTCCGACATTCTTGGGCTCCAGCTCGACAATGCGGACTTTTCAACGTGGCCGGAGACGACGAccctggacgagctggactCGGCGGTCCAGGATTTTCATATTCCGTCGGTTGGAGAAAGTAGACAGGCTGATGATTCTATCGTGATTCCCTCATATGAGCCGATGTTGAGTGATCCGGGCCATTTGATATGGACTCCCACTTCCCACCCAACAGGACAGGATAGTTCGCCACCAGCAGATATTCTTGCAGACGCTCCATTCCTTCTGAAACACCTGCAAACAAAGGTCGCCCCTTTAATGGTGGCAATGCCCCTGGGGAAAAAGTCGCCGTGGACGATGCTCAACATCCCTGCGGCCGTCGTTACACTGGGAGACTTGACATTCATGAGTGCAGATAATATCACCCATGCGCGATTGGCGAATCTGTATAGTCTGCTTGCATGTTCAGCTATTCATCTTACTCTACAGCCATCACCAGATACGGACCGCCCCGTCGAGCATTGGCAGCGCGTCACAAACCAGGCCTTTGCGCAGACAAAGGAGCAAATGCAACTCACATTGAAGAATGAGCTGGAACCACCGAAGAAGGCAAAATATAAAGACCAGTTAATGGCGCTTTGTGCATTGACTGAATTTGCGGTATTCTCCAAATACCCACCCATGTCACCGGTTGTTAATGATGTCCAGATTATATCCGGCCAGCAAGACCACGCTCGCTGTCTGTTATTGGATTCAGAGCGTCTCGTCCGCCTGCGAGGTCTGGTTAAACGGAAAATATCGCAAAAGGCCCGTCTGCTTCACCATGTTTATACATGGCACCGCATCGTCGGCGAAAGCACATACGTTCTACACGACTACACCCCATCCAGAGCCTTCCTCGACGCCCTCCAAACAAACTTCCAAACACCTCGAGAAGAATCCATCAGACATGCCGATGAACCCAGTCCCCGCCTAGACAACTTCCTGCGTCTAGAAACAAGCCCCTCAGACCGCGATCTTAACATCGATGAACAGAAAGACCAAGAAACAAGCCTGCAGGATATCCACCTGCAGGACTCTCGCGACTACCCAGAAACACTATACAAGCAGATATACGGCATCCCAGAGACATGGCTCAGTCTGCTCTCACAAACAACACGTCTCGCCAACGTGATGGAAACATTCCGACATGCTCAGAAATCTGCCGATAACCTCAGTTTCGGCGCGTACGACGCACTCCACCGTCGCAGCGTGAGATTAGAGTACATGATCTGCTCACTCGCCTCTCGATACATTGATTCTGATATCACTACCTCAAACGAGAATTCAAATCCAGCCCAGCACATCTTCCGCGCCCTGAACGCCGCCTTGCTTATATTCTTCTACCGCCGCATCCGCGACgtccaccccctcctcctccagcagcacaTCGACACTGTCATTTCCGGTCTCGACGCATTCCGGCTCTCGTCTAGAACGGATGACGGCCAGGACCAACCACTCAGTCTCGGCTCGATCTGGCCTGCTTTTATCGCAGGTTGCGAGGCCATTGACTCCAAACGGCGCAATGCGGTGCTCTCCTGGTTTGACCGTGCTTATGCATCTTGTGGCCTGACGCCTATTGCCACCGCGAGGGGGATTATGGTTCGTCTTTGGGACAGGCAGGATAGATGCCTTGGGAATAGGGGGGAGAGggtggagagttggattGAGATTGTTAGAGAAGAAGGGATTTGGCCGATTTTGTGTTGA
- a CDS encoding alpha-hydroxy acid oxidase (COG:C;~EggNog:ENOG410PKHE;~InterPro:IPR012133,IPR037396,IPR008259,IPR013785, IPR000262;~PFAM:PF01070;~antiSMASH:Cluster_3.9;~go_function: GO:0003824 - catalytic activity [Evidence IEA];~go_function: GO:0010181 - FMN binding [Evidence IEA];~go_function: GO:0016491 - oxidoreductase activity [Evidence IEA];~go_process: GO:0055114 - oxidation-reduction process [Evidence IEA]) has translation MAHRGDALGKDVCCIDDLKRLGSQRLSPTVRDYYNEGAMDLITLRDNEAAFDRYKIRPRILVNVEDISTETDILDTKVSLPFGFSPAASHKLAHPDGELATSRAAAKFGTCMGLSSYSTYSLEDVILEGQGNPYAIQMCVLRDRSLTLQLLERAEKAGYKALFLSVDVPVLGHRLNEYRNDFRIPPDMAYPNILSNGADRSSRTDYDPSLDWESALPWLRNQTSMKIWLKGVMSPEDVGLAIRHGADGIIISNHGGRQLDGVPSTLDALRACAPAAKGRIPIALDGGIRRGSDIFKALALGADYCFLGRIPVWGLAYDGQKGVELAVKILQMELRTTMALAGCRTIAEIKKSYLSVLRPDGELAKL, from the exons ATGGCTCATCGTGGAGACGCACTGGGCAAGGATGTTTGCTGCATCGATGATTTGAAAAGGCTGGGCAGCCAGCGACTGTCTCCGACTGTGCGAG ACTACTACAATGAAGGTGCCATGGACTTGATCAC ACTACGAGACAACGAAGCCGCCTTCGATCGCTACAAAATCCGCCCTCGTATCCTCGTCAACGTGGAAGACATCTCAACGGAGACAGATATCCTGGACACCAAAGTATCACTCCCATTTGGCTTCAGTCCGGCAGCGTCGCACAAGCTCGCACACCCAGATGGAGAACTAGCGACATCCCGCGCAGCAGCGAAATTCGGTACATGCATGGGTCTGTCGTCGTATTCAACGTACTCACTAGAAGACGTGATACTCGAGGGCCAGGGTAATCCCTATGCTATTCAAATGTGTGTCCTGCGCGACCGGTCGCTTACACTGCAACTACTGGAACGGGCTGAAA AGGCGGGCTATAAGGCATTATTCCTGTCAGTCGATGTACCTGTTCTCGGCCACCGACTCAACGAGTATCGGAATGATTTCCGTATACCCCCCGACATGGCGTATCCTAATATCCTCAGCAACGGGGCCGACAGGTCATCTCGCACTGACTATG ATCCGAGTCTCGACTGGGAGTCTGCCCTCCCCTGGCTGCGCAACCAAACATCCATGAAGATATGGCTTAAAGGGGTAATGTCGCCGGAAGACGTAGGCCTTGCAATCCGCCACGGGGCCGATGGtatcatcatctccaatcATGGGGGACGGCAGTTGGACGGTGTCCCATCTACATTGGATGCACTCAGGGCATGCGCTCCTGCAGCGAAGGGCAGAATACCCATTGCCTTAGATGGTGGCATCCGGCGCGGATCTGATATTTTCAAGGCACTAGCTCTAGGAGCAGATTACTGTTTCTTGGGACGGATTCCTGTCTGGGGGCTTGCC TATGACGGGCAAAAGGGCGTTGAGCTCGCCGTCAAAATCCTCCAGATGGAGCTGAGAACTACCATGGCCCTAGCTGG gTGTCGAACCATCgccgagatcaagaagagTTACTTGTCGGTGTTGCGGCCGGATGGGGAGTTAGCCAAACTGTAG